Proteins encoded together in one Hymenobacter monticola window:
- a CDS encoding CCA tRNA nucleotidyltransferase: MNTPQLPELPIFRTIAEAAAELKQPAYVIGGYVRDLALGRDSKDIDVVTVGDGIALAQAVGAKLKGRGRVQVFKNFGTAMLPTQEAGDIEFVGARKESYRAESRKPEVEAGTLEEDLARRDFTINALGLSLNPENFGELVDRYEGMKDLASKTIRTPLGPDVTFSDDPLRMMRAVRFASQLNFDIEPDTFDAIIRNKDRIKIVSQERITVELNKIIESPTPSYGFKLLFQTGLLQLIFPKMALLHGVEKVGNHAHKDNFYHTLQVLDNVANAGGDLWLRWAAVLHDIAKPATKRYFPKVGWTFHGHEDKGARWVPGIFTDLKLPLGEEMRMVQKLVRLHLRPIALVKETVTDSAVRRLLFEAGDDIDRLMLLCRADITSKDHTKKERYLRNFTQVEEKLKEVEEKDHLRNFKPVITGEIIMQTFGLKPSRQVGELKEAVMEAILEGTIKNEMEPALAFLLQQGAAKGLAPEGGVVHSPN, encoded by the coding sequence ATGAACACGCCCCAACTGCCCGAATTGCCTATTTTCCGAACCATCGCCGAAGCTGCGGCTGAGTTGAAGCAGCCCGCTTACGTCATCGGCGGCTACGTGCGTGATTTGGCGCTGGGGCGCGACAGCAAGGACATTGACGTGGTGACCGTGGGCGACGGCATTGCCTTGGCCCAGGCCGTGGGCGCCAAGCTAAAAGGCCGCGGCCGGGTGCAGGTGTTCAAGAACTTCGGCACCGCCATGCTGCCCACCCAGGAGGCCGGCGACATCGAGTTTGTGGGTGCCCGCAAGGAAAGCTACCGCGCCGAAAGCCGCAAGCCCGAGGTGGAAGCCGGCACGCTGGAAGAAGACCTAGCCCGCCGCGACTTCACCATCAACGCCCTCGGCCTCAGCCTCAACCCCGAAAACTTCGGTGAGCTGGTGGACCGCTACGAGGGCATGAAGGACCTGGCCAGCAAAACCATTCGCACGCCGCTGGGGCCCGACGTGACCTTCTCCGACGACCCCTTGCGCATGATGCGCGCCGTGCGCTTCGCCTCGCAGCTCAACTTCGACATCGAGCCCGATACCTTCGACGCCATCATTCGGAACAAGGACCGAATCAAGATTGTGTCGCAGGAGCGCATCACCGTGGAGCTGAACAAGATAATTGAATCGCCCACGCCGAGCTACGGGTTCAAGCTGCTGTTTCAGACGGGGCTCTTGCAGCTCATCTTCCCGAAGATGGCGCTGCTGCACGGCGTGGAAAAAGTGGGCAACCACGCCCATAAAGACAATTTCTACCATACCCTGCAGGTGCTCGACAACGTGGCCAACGCCGGCGGCGACCTGTGGCTGCGCTGGGCCGCCGTGCTGCACGACATTGCCAAGCCCGCCACCAAGCGCTACTTCCCCAAAGTGGGCTGGACCTTCCACGGCCACGAAGACAAGGGCGCGCGCTGGGTGCCCGGCATCTTCACCGATTTGAAACTGCCGCTGGGCGAGGAGATGCGCATGGTGCAGAAGCTGGTGCGCCTGCACCTGCGCCCCATCGCGCTGGTGAAGGAAACCGTGACCGACTCGGCCGTGCGCCGCCTATTGTTTGAGGCCGGCGACGACATCGACCGGCTGATGCTGCTGTGCCGGGCCGACATCACCAGCAAGGACCACACAAAGAAGGAGCGGTACCTGCGCAACTTCACGCAGGTGGAAGAAAAGCTGAAGGAGGTGGAAGAAAAAGACCACCTGCGCAACTTCAAGCCCGTCATCACCGGCGAAATCATCATGCAAACCTTTGGGCTGAAGCCCTCGCGCCAGGTGGGCGAGCTGAAGGAAGCCGTGATGGAAGCCATTCTCGAAGGCACCATTAAAAACGAAATGGAGCCAGCCTTGGCCTTCCTGTTGCAGCAGGGGGCGGCCAAAGGGCTGGCTCCGGAAGGAGGCGTCGTTCACTCACCAAACTAA